The Leadbettera azotonutricia ZAS-9 genome has a window encoding:
- a CDS encoding ABC transporter permease, with the protein MKKFNFSTTPKADAALNEFNQEVKAVSLTQDAWKRLKKNKMAVFGLAIVLFYFALSVFAPLLPFYPYERQEILHTYLPPSFDRAGNVMIKMREAYLVKVMAMEGRTEHNNAEKKELAAMRLDIESNPVHQRIYILGTDILGRDMLSRVIYGGRISIGIGVLGTITALLIGIFFGAVAGYVGGRLDELIMRFVDVMYGLPYMLIVIILMAIMGRNIFILFMAIALVSWLTIARVVRGQIISLKNAEFVQAAQSVGAGTARIIRKHLLPNTLGIIIVYSTLSLPSFIMNESFLSFLGLGVSAPLASWGSLVSEGVKGMELYPWLLIAPAVAMTVFLFAMNFLGDGLRDSFDPQSKNRV; encoded by the coding sequence ATGAAAAAGTTTAATTTTTCTACTACTCCAAAGGCTGATGCTGCCCTTAATGAATTCAACCAGGAAGTCAAGGCTGTTTCACTTACCCAGGATGCCTGGAAGCGGCTTAAAAAAAATAAAATGGCTGTTTTTGGCTTGGCAATTGTGCTGTTTTATTTTGCCTTGTCCGTTTTCGCGCCTTTGCTGCCTTTTTATCCTTATGAAAGGCAGGAGATTCTGCATACCTATCTGCCCCCTTCTTTTGACAGGGCAGGGAATGTGATGATCAAAATGCGGGAAGCTTACCTTGTCAAAGTAATGGCTATGGAAGGTCGTACTGAACACAATAACGCCGAAAAAAAAGAACTTGCGGCTATGCGTCTGGATATTGAGAGTAATCCTGTGCACCAGCGGATCTATATATTGGGGACTGATATTTTGGGAAGGGATATGCTTTCGCGGGTGATCTATGGCGGAAGAATTTCCATAGGCATTGGCGTATTGGGAACCATTACGGCGCTTCTTATCGGTATTTTCTTCGGTGCTGTAGCGGGCTACGTGGGCGGAAGGCTCGATGAACTCATCATGCGTTTTGTGGATGTTATGTACGGGCTTCCCTATATGTTAATTGTAATAATACTTATGGCCATTATGGGGAGGAATATATTTATCCTTTTTATGGCAATTGCTTTAGTATCCTGGCTTACCATCGCCCGGGTTGTGCGGGGGCAGATCATTTCCCTTAAAAATGCCGAATTTGTGCAGGCTGCCCAATCCGTGGGCGCCGGTACTGCAAGAATAATCAGAAAACATTTGCTCCCCAATACTTTGGGGATTATCATAGTATATTCCACCTTATCCCTCCCGAGCTTCATCATGAACGAGAGTTTCCTTTCCTTTTTGGGGCTGGGCGTTTCTGCGCCTTTGGCGTCCTGGGGCTCCCTGGTTTCGGAAGGGGTCAAGGGAATGGAACTCTACCCATGGCTGCTCATTGCCCCCGCAGTAGCAATGACCGTGTTCCTCTTCGCCATGAACTTTTTGGGCGACGGCTTAAGGGATTCTTTTGATCCCCAAAGCAAGAACAGGGTTTAG
- a CDS encoding ABC transporter ATP-binding protein, whose protein sequence is MANSIDLENSETVLEVKNLRTHFFTGDGVVKAVDDVSFSLRKGEVMGIVGESGSGKSVTNLSIMNLVQTPPGKIVGGEVLFHGDDILRMNEKQIRSIRGAKISMIFQDPMTSLNPFLRISTQMIETLRLHEKQSKKEAKKRAIEMLTLAGIPAAEQRIDAYPHQFSGGMCQRVMIAMGLSCNPEILIADEPTSALDVTIQAQILDLMKGLTNKFGTAVILITHSLGVVAGMCDTIYVMYAGRVVERGLTADIFENPRHPYTRGLIKSVPRLDRQNQDRLFSIPGQPPNVIDLPPCCPFFPRCPDAKGICKTQYPDETDYGSGHRAACWNNGGAA, encoded by the coding sequence ATGGCAAACAGCATTGACCTTGAGAACAGCGAGACCGTACTGGAGGTAAAAAATCTCAGGACCCATTTCTTCACCGGCGATGGCGTGGTAAAGGCGGTAGACGATGTGAGCTTCTCCCTTCGCAAGGGGGAGGTCATGGGCATAGTGGGAGAATCGGGTTCAGGCAAATCGGTTACGAACCTTTCCATAATGAACCTGGTGCAGACGCCTCCGGGCAAAATCGTGGGCGGGGAAGTGCTTTTCCATGGGGATGATATACTCAGGATGAACGAGAAGCAAATCCGTTCCATACGGGGTGCGAAAATCTCCATGATCTTCCAGGACCCCATGACAAGCCTCAACCCTTTCCTGCGGATTTCTACCCAGATGATCGAAACCCTGCGGCTCCACGAAAAGCAATCAAAAAAGGAAGCCAAGAAACGAGCCATAGAGATGCTTACCCTGGCCGGCATTCCCGCTGCGGAACAGCGCATAGACGCCTACCCCCACCAGTTTTCAGGCGGCATGTGCCAGCGGGTGATGATTGCCATGGGGCTTTCCTGCAACCCTGAAATACTCATTGCTGATGAGCCTACAAGCGCGCTTGATGTTACCATACAGGCCCAGATTCTGGATTTGATGAAGGGCCTTACCAATAAATTCGGAACCGCAGTAATACTCATAACCCATTCCCTGGGCGTGGTGGCGGGTATGTGCGATACTATTTATGTCATGTATGCGGGCCGTGTTGTGGAGCGGGGCCTTACAGCGGATATTTTCGAAAATCCCCGCCACCCCTATACACGGGGGCTTATCAAATCAGTACCCAGGCTTGACAGGCAGAACCAGGATCGGCTCTTTTCCATTCCGGGCCAGCCGCCCAATGTGATAGACCTGCCGCCCTGCTGCCCCTTCTTCCCCCGCTGCCCTGATGCAAAGGGTATCTGCAAAACCCAATACCCCGATGAAACCGATTACGGCTCGGGCCACAGGGCAGCCTGCTGGAACAATGGGGGTGCGGCATGA
- a CDS encoding ABC transporter ATP-binding protein — translation MNDNHDTDLLRVENLRMHFPAGTKGFIKREKQFIYAVDGISFSIGKGETLGLVGESGCGKSTVVRALARLYTPTSGDVYLHGKNFSTMNKRELLEARRNMQIVFQNPYASLNPRMTTADIIAEPMRIYRRLGLLEMADGEIENRVEKLMDLVGLLKFYKNRYPHEFSGGQRQRIGIARSLALNPQLILADEPVSALDVSIQAQILNLFKDIQKEFGLSYLFIAHDLAVIEYISDRIAVMYLGKIVEMSGYQDLYKNPLHPYTQALLSSAPIPDPKIEAERKRIILTGDVPSPNVQRPGCYFYDRCPRRMDKCKQEQPVLKTVTEGHQVACFLQE, via the coding sequence ATGAATGACAATCACGACACAGATTTACTGAGGGTCGAAAACCTCCGTATGCATTTCCCCGCAGGTACTAAAGGTTTTATAAAAAGAGAAAAGCAATTTATTTACGCAGTGGATGGCATTTCTTTTTCCATCGGGAAAGGCGAAACCCTGGGCCTTGTAGGCGAATCAGGCTGCGGCAAATCCACAGTGGTCAGGGCATTGGCAAGGCTCTATACCCCCACATCGGGGGATGTGTACCTCCATGGCAAGAATTTTTCTACCATGAACAAGCGGGAGCTCCTGGAAGCCCGCAGGAATATGCAGATCGTTTTCCAGAACCCCTACGCTTCACTCAACCCCCGCATGACCACTGCGGATATCATCGCGGAACCCATGCGCATATACCGCAGGCTGGGGCTCCTTGAGATGGCGGACGGGGAGATCGAAAACAGGGTAGAAAAACTCATGGATCTGGTAGGGCTTTTGAAATTCTACAAAAACCGCTACCCCCACGAATTTTCGGGAGGTCAACGGCAGCGCATAGGCATTGCCCGCTCCCTGGCTTTGAACCCCCAGCTTATTTTGGCGGACGAGCCTGTCTCGGCCCTGGATGTTTCCATACAGGCCCAAATTTTGAATCTCTTTAAGGATATACAGAAAGAATTCGGCCTCTCGTATCTTTTTATTGCCCACGATCTTGCGGTCATCGAATATATTTCCGACCGCATCGCGGTAATGTATCTGGGAAAAATTGTGGAAATGAGCGGATACCAGGATCTCTATAAAAATCCGCTGCATCCCTACACTCAGGCACTTTTGTCTTCAGCGCCCATACCGGACCCGAAGATTGAGGCTGAGCGCAAACGTATTATTTTGACAGGGGATGTGCCCTCACCTAACGTGCAGAGGCCGGGCTGTTATTTCTACGACCGCTGCCCCCGCCGCATGGATAAATGCAAACAGGAGCAGCCGGTTTTAAAAACTGTTACAGAAGGCCACCAGGTGGCGTGCTTCTTACAGGAGTGA
- a CDS encoding BMP family lipoprotein, whose protein sequence is MKRILNGIVVAALVAVALVTAACNKKAAPASTSAAPATTAVPAAPEVTVSLLTDATGIDDKSFNAAAWRGILEFYGDTWQNTTKRGKSYDVVTAQTQDMYIPNIRQATDEGYSLIVTTGFTFADALAEVAAQNPNQKYMIVDVDWVNLPNVLQAMFAEHEGSYLVGVAAALKAKADNIANPRFGFIGGVPGTTITKFEVGYVQGILSVFPNAQIVDYYVNSWGEPALAKTQAKNWYDSGVYAIYSAAGGSGNGTIAQAKEYRQAGRNVWAIGVDSDQHEEGLLPNSTESAVLTSMLKQVETSLVYGLNAVKNNAFKGEVITLDLKAEGVGYSTTNPAITADIKSQLQQVKQQIVSGQIKIAATNADAKKIAGFPQDLKAQDN, encoded by the coding sequence ATGAAAAGGATACTTAATGGAATTGTTGTTGCGGCGCTGGTTGCCGTCGCCCTGGTAACGGCGGCGTGCAATAAAAAGGCCGCCCCTGCCTCGACTTCGGCTGCCCCGGCTACTACAGCCGTTCCGGCTGCCCCGGAAGTAACTGTCAGCTTGCTCACAGACGCCACGGGCATTGACGACAAATCCTTCAATGCAGCCGCCTGGCGGGGCATCCTGGAATTCTACGGCGATACCTGGCAGAACACCACCAAGAGGGGAAAATCCTACGATGTGGTAACCGCCCAGACCCAGGATATGTATATCCCCAATATCAGGCAGGCCACTGACGAAGGCTACAGCCTCATCGTTACCACGGGCTTTACCTTTGCCGACGCCCTGGCGGAAGTTGCCGCCCAGAACCCCAATCAGAAGTACATGATCGTTGACGTTGACTGGGTAAATCTCCCCAACGTTCTTCAGGCGATGTTTGCCGAGCATGAAGGCTCCTACCTCGTAGGCGTCGCCGCAGCCCTCAAGGCCAAAGCCGACAATATTGCCAATCCCCGCTTCGGTTTTATAGGCGGCGTGCCCGGCACAACCATTACCAAATTTGAGGTAGGCTATGTGCAGGGTATACTTTCCGTATTCCCCAATGCCCAGATCGTGGACTACTACGTGAATAGCTGGGGCGAACCTGCCCTTGCCAAAACACAGGCCAAGAACTGGTATGATTCCGGTGTTTACGCCATCTATTCCGCAGCCGGCGGTTCAGGCAATGGCACCATTGCCCAGGCCAAAGAATACCGCCAGGCAGGCCGCAATGTATGGGCCATAGGCGTCGATTCCGATCAGCACGAAGAAGGGCTCCTCCCCAATTCTACGGAATCGGCGGTTCTCACCTCCATGCTTAAGCAAGTAGAGACGAGCCTTGTCTACGGCCTCAATGCCGTAAAGAACAATGCCTTTAAAGGCGAAGTCATCACCCTGGATCTTAAGGCTGAAGGCGTGGGCTATTCCACCACCAACCCTGCCATCACTGCCGATATTAAGTCGCAGCTTCAGCAGGTGAAACAGCAGATCGTTTCGGGGCAGATCAAAATCGCTGCCACCAATGCGGATGCCAAAAAGATCGCGGGCTTCCCCCAGGATCTTAAAGCCCAGGATAACTAA